From a single Bos indicus isolate NIAB-ARS_2022 breed Sahiwal x Tharparkar chromosome 11, NIAB-ARS_B.indTharparkar_mat_pri_1.0, whole genome shotgun sequence genomic region:
- the ANKRD39 gene encoding ankyrin repeat domain-containing protein 39 — MAAPRPCADGPCCSQPSAAPGVQQTLDEMDFERGIWSAALNGDLGRVKYLIQKAVDPSQPDSAGYTALHYASRNGHYAVCQFLLESGAKCDAQTHGGATALHRASYCGHTDIARLLLSHGSNPRLVDADGMTSLHKAAEKGHVDICSLLLQHSPALKAVRDRKSRLACDLLPGNSDLRDLLAS, encoded by the exons ATGGCGGCGCCGCGGCCCTGCGCGGATGGCCCCTGCTGCTCCCAGCCCAGCGCGGCGCCCGGCGTGCAGCAGACGCTGGACGAGATGGACTTCGAGAGGG GAATCTGGTCAGCAGCCCTGAACGGAGACCTGGGCCGAGTGAAGTATTTAATCCAAAAGGCAGTGGACCCCAGCCAGCCTGACTCCGCAGGCTACACGGCTCTA CACTACGCCAGCCGCAATGGGCACTATGCCGTGTGCCAGTTCCTGCTGGAGAGTGGGGCCAAGTGTGACGCCCAGACCCACGGGGGAGCCACCGCCCTGCACCGCGCCAGCTACTGCGGGCACACGGACATTGCCCGGCTCCTGCTCTCGCACGGCTCCAACCCCAGGCTGGTGGACGCCGACGGCATGACCAGTCTGCACAAG GCTGCCGAGAAGGGTCACGTGGACATCTGCTCCCTCCTGCTGCAGCACAGCCCAGCCCTGAAGGCCGTGCGGGACCGGAAGTCCCGGCTCGCCTGCGACCTGCTGCCTGGCAACAGCGACCTGCGGGACCTGCTGGCCAGCTGA
- the ANKRD23 gene encoding ankyrin repeat domain-containing protein 23 isoform X2, protein MNFSIQQLVSGERVERTKLECGHGVPDPGGGLRSWRLGPQEAEARERQKLDDEKRRRLERFNSSRTNLENLADLEKLVQRRKEKRLKRRVPPKAPQPEVKPQPQAQLEPVGLEVFLKAAAENQEALIDKYLADGGDPNAHDKLHRTALHWACLKGHCELVNKLLEAGAAVDTRDLLDRTPVFWACRRGHLDILKQLLNWGAQVNARDKIWSTPLHVAVRTGHCDCLEHLIACGARIDAQDKEGDTALHEAVRHGRYRAMKLLLLYGAGLGVRNAASVTPVQLARDWQRGIQEALQAHVRHTRTRC, encoded by the exons ATGAACTTCAGCATCCAGCAGTTG GTAAGTGGAGAGAGAGTTGAAAGGACGAAATTGGAATGTGGACATGGAGTTCCTGATCCTGGAGGGGGCCTTCGCAGCTGGAGGCTGGGGCCCCAGGAGGCCGAGGCCCGGGAGAGGCAGAAACTGGACGACgagaagaggaggaga CTTGAAAGATTTAACAGTTCCAGAACTAACTTGGAGAACCTGGCTGATTTGGAAAAGTTGGTTCAAAGACGGAAAGAAAAGCGACTGAAACGCAGGGTCCCCCCCAAGGCACCCCAGCCTGAGGTCAAG CCGCAGCCACAGGCCCAGCTGGAACCCGTGGGCCTGGAGGTGTTCCTGAAGGCAGCTGCTGAGAACCAGGAGGCCTTGATTGACAAGTACCTGGCAGACGGAGGGGACCCCAATGCCCATGACAAG CTGCACCGCACGGCCTTGCACTGGGCCTGTCTGAAGGGTCACTGTGAGCTTGTGAACAAGCTGCTGGAGGCAGGTGCGGCCGTGGACACTCGGGACTTG CTGGACAGGACCCCAGTGTTCTGGGCCTGCCGCAGAGGGCACCTGGACATCCTCAAACAGCTGCTAAACTGGGGCGCCCAGGTCAACGCCCGAGACAAG ATCTGGAGCACACCCCTGCACGTGGCCGTGCGCACGGGACACTGCGACTGCCTGGAGCACCTCATCGCCTGTGGGGCCCGCATCGACGCGCAGGACAAG GAAGGTGACACGGCTCTGCACGAGGCGGTGCGGCACGGGCGCTACAGAGccatgaagctgctgctgctctaCGGAGCTGGGCTGGGCGTGCGCAATGCG GCTTCAGTGACCCCAGTGCAGCTGGCCCGGGACTGGCAGAGGGGCATTCAGGAAGCACTGCAGGCCCATGTCAGGCATACCCGGACCCGGTGCTGA
- the ANKRD23 gene encoding ankyrin repeat domain-containing protein 23 isoform X1 has translation MNFSIQQLDRVGSSQLPSWVSDDAVGGESQQGAGGPPRHSAQVQVSGERVERTKLECGHGVPDPGGGLRSWRLGPQEAEARERQKLDDEKRRRLERFNSSRTNLENLADLEKLVQRRKEKRLKRRVPPKAPQPEVKPQPQAQLEPVGLEVFLKAAAENQEALIDKYLADGGDPNAHDKLHRTALHWACLKGHCELVNKLLEAGAAVDTRDLLDRTPVFWACRRGHLDILKQLLNWGAQVNARDKIWSTPLHVAVRTGHCDCLEHLIACGARIDAQDKEGDTALHEAVRHGRYRAMKLLLLYGAGLGVRNAASVTPVQLARDWQRGIQEALQAHVRHTRTRC, from the exons ATGAACTTCAGCATCCAGCAGTTG GACAGAGTGGGCAGCAGCCAGCTGCCCTCCTGGGTCTCAGACGATGCTGTAGGTGGTGAGAGCCAACAAGGAGCGGGTGGACCGCCACGGCACTCTGCACAGGTCCAG GTAAGTGGAGAGAGAGTTGAAAGGACGAAATTGGAATGTGGACATGGAGTTCCTGATCCTGGAGGGGGCCTTCGCAGCTGGAGGCTGGGGCCCCAGGAGGCCGAGGCCCGGGAGAGGCAGAAACTGGACGACgagaagaggaggaga CTTGAAAGATTTAACAGTTCCAGAACTAACTTGGAGAACCTGGCTGATTTGGAAAAGTTGGTTCAAAGACGGAAAGAAAAGCGACTGAAACGCAGGGTCCCCCCCAAGGCACCCCAGCCTGAGGTCAAG CCGCAGCCACAGGCCCAGCTGGAACCCGTGGGCCTGGAGGTGTTCCTGAAGGCAGCTGCTGAGAACCAGGAGGCCTTGATTGACAAGTACCTGGCAGACGGAGGGGACCCCAATGCCCATGACAAG CTGCACCGCACGGCCTTGCACTGGGCCTGTCTGAAGGGTCACTGTGAGCTTGTGAACAAGCTGCTGGAGGCAGGTGCGGCCGTGGACACTCGGGACTTG CTGGACAGGACCCCAGTGTTCTGGGCCTGCCGCAGAGGGCACCTGGACATCCTCAAACAGCTGCTAAACTGGGGCGCCCAGGTCAACGCCCGAGACAAG ATCTGGAGCACACCCCTGCACGTGGCCGTGCGCACGGGACACTGCGACTGCCTGGAGCACCTCATCGCCTGTGGGGCCCGCATCGACGCGCAGGACAAG GAAGGTGACACGGCTCTGCACGAGGCGGTGCGGCACGGGCGCTACAGAGccatgaagctgctgctgctctaCGGAGCTGGGCTGGGCGTGCGCAATGCG GCTTCAGTGACCCCAGTGCAGCTGGCCCGGGACTGGCAGAGGGGCATTCAGGAAGCACTGCAGGCCCATGTCAGGCATACCCGGACCCGGTGCTGA
- the SEMA4C gene encoding semaphorin-4C — MAPHWAVWLLVLELWGLGLGAEVWWNLVPRKTVSSGELATVVRRFSQTGIQDFLTLTLTEQTGLLYVGAREALFAFSVEALELQGVISWEAPVEKKAECIQKGKSNQTECFNFIRFLQPYNTSHLYVCGTYAFQPKCTYIDMLTFTLERSEFEDGKGKCPYDPAKGHTGLLVDGELYSATLNNFLGTEPVILRNMGPHHAMKTEYLAFWLNEPHFVGSAYVPESVGSYTGDDDKVYFFFSERAVEYDCYAEQVVARVARVCKGDVGGARTLQRKWTTFLKARLVCSAPDWQLYFNRLQALHTLQDASWHNTTFFGVFRARWGDMDLSAVCEYQLEEIQKVFEGPYKEYHEQAQKWGRYTDPVPSPRPGSCINNWHRRHGYTSSLELPDNILNFIKKHPLMEEQVRPRWGRPLLVKKNANLTHLVADRVTGLDGATYTVLFIGTGDGWLLKAVSLGPWVHLIEELQLFDQEPVESLVLSRSKKLLFAGSRSQLVQLPPADCMKYRSCADCVLARDPYCAWNANSSRCVAVGGHSGSLLIQHVTVSDTSSICNFRGSKKVRLTPKNITVVAGTDLVLPCRLSSNLAHARWTFGGRDLPAEQPGSFLYDARLQALVVMAAQPRHAGAYHCFSEEQGARLAAEGYLVAVVAGPSVTLEARAPLENLGLVWLAVVALGAVCLVLLLLVLSLRRRLREELEKGAKAAERTLVYPLELPKEPTSTPFRPGPETDEKLWDPVGYYYSDGSLKIVPGHARCQPGGGPPSPPPGIPGQPLPSPTRLHLGGGRNSNANGYVRLQLGGEDRGGLGHPLPELADELRRKLQQRQPLPDSNPEESSV, encoded by the exons ATGGCCCCACACTGGGCCGTCTGGCTGCTGGTACTGGAGCTGTGGGGCCTGGGCCTTGGGGCTGAGGTGTGGTGGAACCTGGTACCCCGGAAGACGGTATCTTCTGGGG AGCTGGCCACGGTGGTGCGGCGCTTCTCCCAGACGGGCATCCAGGACTTCCTGACGCTGACCCTGACTGAGCAGACGGGGCTCCTGTACGTCGGGGCCCGGGAGGCCCTGTTTGCCTTCAGCGTGGAGGCTCTGGAGCTGCAGGGAGTG ATCTCATGGGAGGCGCCAGTggagaagaaggctgagtgtatCCAGAAAGGGAAGAGTAACCAG ACGGAGTGTTTCAATTTCATCCGCTTCCTGCAGCCATATAACACATCCCACCTGTACGTGTGCGGTACCTATGCCTTCCAGCCCAAGTGCACCTACATT GACATGCTCACCTTCACCCTGGAGCGGAGTGAGTTTGAGGATGGCAAGGGCAAGTGCCCCTATGACCCGGCCAAGGGCCACACCGGCCTCCTTGTGG ACGGTGAGCTGTACTCGGCCACGCTCAACAATTTCCTGGGCACGGAGCCAGTCATCCTGCGGAACATGGGGCCCCATCACGCCATGAAGACCGAGTACCTGGCCTTCTGGCTCAACG AGCCTCACTTCGTGGGCTCCGCCTACGTCCCGGAGAGCGTGGGCAGCTACACGGGGGACGACGACAAAGTGTACTTCTTCTTCAGCGAGCGCGCTGTGGAGTACGACTGCTACGCCGAGCAGGTGGTGGCCCGCGTGGCCCGCGTCTGCAAG GGCGACGTGGGGGGCGCGCGGACGCTGCAGAGGAAGTGGACCACGTTTCTGAAGGCACGGCTGGTGTGCTCCGCGCCCGACTGGCAGCTCTACTTCAACCGGCTGCAGGCGCTACACACGCTCCAGGATGCCTCCTGGCACAACACCACCTTCTTCGGGGTTTTTCGGGCGCGGTG GGGCGACATGGACCTGTCAGCAGTGTGCGAGTACCAGTTGGAGGAGATCCAGAAGGTGTTCGAGGGGCCCTACAAGGAGTACCACGAGCAGGCCCAGAAGTGGGGCCGCTACACTGACCCTGTCCCTAGCCCGCGGCCCGGATCG TGCATCAACAACTGGCACCGGCGCCACGGCTACACCAGCTCCCTGGAGCTGCCGGACAACATCCTCAACTTCATCAAGAAGCACCCGCTGATGGAGGAGCAGGTGCGGCCTCGCTGGGGCCGCCCCCTGCTGGTGAAGAAGAACGCCAACCTCACCCACCTGGTGGCGGACCGCGTCACGGGGCTCGATGGGGCCACCTACACCGTGCTGTTCATCGGCACAG gAGACGGCTGGCTTCTCAAGGCCGTGAgcctggggccctgggttcaCCTGATTGAGGAGCTGCAGCTGTTTGACCAGGAGCCTGTGGAGAGCCTGGTCCTGTCCCGGAGCAAG AAGCTGCTCTTCGCGGGCTCCCGCTCCCAGCTGGTGCAGCTGCCCCCAGCCGACTGCATGAAGTACCGCTCCTGTGCCGACTGTGTGCTCGCCCGGGACCCCTACTGTGCCTGGAACGCCAACAGCAGCCGCTGCGTGGCTGTGGGCGGTCACTCCGG GTCCCTGCTGATCCAGCACGTGACGGTCTCGGATACCTCAAGCATCTGTAATTTCCGGGGCAGTAAGAAAG TCAGGCTCACACCCAAAAACATCACGGTGGTGGCAGGCACAGACCTGGTGCTGCCCTGCCGTCTCTCCTCCAACCTCGCCCACGCCCGCTGGACCTTCGGGGGCCGTGACCTGCCCGCGGAGCAGCCTGGCTCCTTCCTCTACGATGCCCGGCTGCAGGCCCTGGTGGTGATGGCTGCCCAACCCCGCCACGCCGGCGCCTACCACTGCTTCTCGGAGGAGCAGGGGGCCCGGCTGGCTGCCGAGGGCTACCTCGTGGCGGTGGTGGCGGGCCCATCGGTGACGCTGGAGGCCCGGGCCCCGCTGGAGAACCTGGGGCTGGTGTGGCTGGCTGTGGTGGCCCTGGGCGCCGTgtgcctggtgctgctgctgctggttctGTCCCTGCGCCGGCGGCTGCGCGAGGAGCTGGAGAAAGGTGCCAAGGCGGCCGAGAGGACCCTGGTGTACCCGCTGGAGCTGCCCAAGGAGCCCACCAGCACCCCCTTCCGGCCTGGCCCTGAGACAGACGAGAAGCTCTGGGACCCTGTGGGCTACTACTACTCAGATGGCTCTCTCAAGATCGTGCCTGGCCACGCCCGGTGCCAGCCCGGCGGTGGGCCCCCCTCGCCGCCCCCCGGCATCCCCGGCCAGCCCCTGCCTTCTCCGACACGGCTCCACCTGGGAGGTGGCCGGAACTCCAATGCCAATGGCTACGTGCGTCTCCAGCTGGGAGGGGAGGACCGCGGCGGCCTCGGGCATCCTCTGCCCGAGCTTGCCGACGAACTGAGGCGTAAACTGCAGCAGCGCCAGCCGCTGCCGGACTCCAACCCCGAGGAGTCCTCAGTATGA